The region GAGAAAAGGCGCTGCAAACCTTATTTTCCATCGACATCGGCAAGATCCGGCCCCAGGAGGCCTATGAACATATGGCCGGCGAAGGGGAAGCGGATGATTTTTTCAAGGATCTCGTCTTCGGCACATGCGAACGCCTGCCGGAGATTGACCGGTTGATCGAAGAACATTTGGAACATTGGAAGCTGGAAAGGCTGCCGGCGGTGGAACGAAATCTGTTGCGGATGGCGGTCTACGA is a window of Caldibacillus debilis DSM 16016 DNA encoding:
- the nusB gene encoding transcription antitermination factor NusB, with amino-acid sequence MKRRTAREKALQTLFSIDIGKIRPQEAYEHMAGEGEADDFFKDLVFGTCERLPEIDRLIEEHLEHWKLERLPAVERNLLRMAVYEIVYREDIPAGVAVNEAVEVAKKYGDEKSGRFVNGVLAKIIDRRGE